The sequence below is a genomic window from Acidilobus saccharovorans 345-15.
AGATGTTATGAGGCTCCTTTACCAGAGGGGGCTAGTACAAGTGAAGGGGGGTAACGTCAGTGTCATAGACAGGTCGTCAGGACTTGTTTACATAACTCCGACGGGAGTTCCAAGGCATCAGCTTAAGGCCGACGACATAGCAGTTATGACTCTTGACGGTAACGTGATAGTTGGAACCCCGAGCAGCGAGTTCAGGATGCACCTAGGCATCTACAGTTCAATACCTTCAGCCGTGAGCGTTGTCCACGCTCACCCACCTAAGGTGATAGCGCTCTACGAGCTCGGGTCTAAGCTCGATCTTTCCATAACTACAGAGGCCAAGGCAAGAGTTAATTGCGTCAGCGAGGTACCTTATGTAAAGCCTGGCACCCCAGAGC
It includes:
- a CDS encoding class II aldolase/adducin family protein; the protein is MNEEVMEVVADVMRLLYQRGLVQVKGGNVSVIDRSSGLVYITPTGVPRHQLKADDIAVMTLDGNVIVGTPSSEFRMHLGIYSSIPSAVSVVHAHPPKVIALYELGSKLDLSITTEAKARVNCVSEVPYVKPGTPELAAAVSDALKQCQAAALRGHGIVAYSSRDVYEALDIVEALSDLAEVQLYINLMRR